The nucleotide window AAACAAATTTAAAAAATATGACAAGCCTGGTCCACGCTACACAAGTTACCCGACGGCTCCCCAGTTCAACGAAAAATTTACGCACGAAGATTATCTTGATGAAATCATAAAGACTAATTATGGAAATAATCTCCCCGACCTTTCGCTTTATTTCCATCTTCCTTATTGCGACACTTTGTGTTATTTCTGCGGCTGCAATATGCTTATCACACGCAACCGCGACAGGATCAAAGAATACATAAAATATCTTAAAAAAGAAATTGATCTGATTCGTACTTATTTACTGCCTGACAGAAAAGTTATTCAGCATCATTGGGGCGGGGGAACTCCGACACATCTAAACCCCGATGAAATAAATGAACTTGCTTCGTACATTGCTTCCTCTTTCAACTTCAACGGGAATGCTGAAGTTAGTTGTGAAATTGACCCGCGTGAACTTAGCCGCACTCATCTCGAAGCATTGCGCAGTAACGGCTTTAACAGAATAAGCATGGGGGTGCAGGATTTTAATGATAAAGTTCAGAAAGCAGTAAATAGAATTCAACCCGAAGAAATTACACGCCGGACTGTACAGTGGGTTCGCGAGCTTGGTTTTCAAAGTATTAATCTTGATTTGATTTACGGTCTGCCTTTTCAAACGGTTGAATCATTTGCTGAGACTGTTGATAAAATAATTGATGTTTCACCGGACAGAATTGCTGTGTTTAATTATGCACACGTGCCCTGGATGAAAAAACACATGGCGCTGATTCACCCCGAAGATATTCCTGCTGCAGAAGTGAAACTGGAAATACTAAAAATGACAATTGAAAAACTTTCTTCTGCCGGATATGAATTTATTGGTATGGATCATTTTGCAAAGCCAGATGATGAACTTGCAATTGCTTTTCGTGAAAAAAAACTTTACAGAAATTTTCAGGGATACAGCACCAATGCGGGTGCCGATCTTTATGCTATGGGAATAACTTCGATCTCACAGTTAAAAAATATTTACGCTCAAAATTTTAAGACTGAAAAAGAGTATTATTTATGTCTCGATAATGAAAGGATCCCCACTACAAAAGGTTATAAATTAACCGACGATGATCATTTGCGCAGAGAAGTGATAATGAAATTAATGTGTGACTTCGAATTGAACTATCAACCTATCGAAGAAAAATTCAAAATAGATTTTAAAAAATATTTTGCTGCCGGTTTAAATAATCTTAAAGAAATGGAAGAAGACGAACTGATTGAGATTTCCGATAGCGGAATGAAAGTTAAAAATATGGGACGAATGTTGATTCGAAATATCGCGATCAATTTTGACGGCTACATAGAGCGTAAGGAAGACACTGCAAAGTATTCTCGCACTGTTTAATATTTTTTAGAACAATAAGACATAACAAAAAATAATATTGCAATATTGAAGTAGAGCATTGATATTTTTTATAGTTTAACAAGTATAAATTCATGACTTTTGAAATTTAACCCCGGAGAAAAAATGAAGCACATCTTTGCAATGAAAAGTTTCGGCATTATAAATCATTTTGTTTATTTATTCTTACTCGTTTTTCTTATTTCACCAGATTTGATTTTCCCTCAAACACAAATTAAAAAATTGGATAAACCACCGGATCCATCTGCTCATAAAGAAATAAAAAGTGATGGTTACGTTCCGATTTCAAGGGAAGATCAATTAAGGTCTCCTGCATATAAATATTTATTGAATAGTATTACTACCTCACAAGTAAATGTTGATGAAAGCGGATTAAACATTGTGGGGGATGCTGCTAATGAACCTTCAATTGCTGTGGATCGAAATGACCCGAATAAAATTGCAATAGGATGGCGGCAATTTAATTCTATCAATAACAGCTTTCGACAGGCAGGATATGGATATACTGCGGATGGTGGACAAACATGGACATTTCCCGGTGTGATCGAACCCGGCGTTTTCAGATCGGATCCTGTGCTGCGCAGCGATGCCGATGGTAATTTCTATTACAATAGTTTAACTAACGAGCCCACTTTTATGTGTCAGGTATTTAAATCAACCGATGGAGGAGCCACATGGGATGGGGGAATTTTCGCTGAGGGTGGGGATAAACAATGGATGACTATTGATAAAACTAATGGACCCGGACTTGGAAATTTTTATGCGTTTTGGACTCAAAGTTTTAGCGTTTGTTACCCGGGATTTTTTACCCGTTCAACTGATAATGGCGGAAGTTTTGAAAGCTGTACTGAAATCCCGAACTATCCCTACTGGGGTACTCTTACAGTTGGTCCCGAAGGAGAGCTTTATGTTGGTGGATCAACCGGTTCTGATTTTCTTGTCGCGAAATCAAATAATGCACAGAACTCAGGTGAAACGATTATTTGGGATTTAAGTACGCCTGTTAATCTGGATGGCTTCATCTCTTTTGGCGGTGGACCTAATCCCGGAGGTTTGCTTGGACAAACAATTATAACAGTGGATACATCAAATGGTACTTATCACGGCAACGTTTACTTATTATGTTCTGTTCAAAGAAATTCTACCTCTGACCCGCTGGATGTTATGTTTGCAAAAAGCACAGATGGAGGGGTTACTTGGAGTACTCCCATGAAAGTTAATGATGATCCCGGTACATCGGCATATCAGTGGTTTGGAACCATGTCGGTTGCACCTAATGGTCGTATTGATGTAATTTGGCTTGATACACGAGATAATCCCGGGACTTATTTATCCGCCTTATATTATTCAAATTCTAAGGATGGTGGAGAAACATGGTCATCGAATGAACGGCTTTCTGATTTTTTTGATCCTCATGTGGGCTGGCCCCAGCAGAATAAGATGGGTGATTATTTCGATATGGTTTCCGAAAACACGGGAGCACATCTGTCGTGGGCTGCTACATTCAATGGAGAGCAGGATGTTTATTATAGTTTTATTACCGATACAACTATTGTTCCAGTGGAACTTCTTTCATTCACTGCCTCTGCTGCAGCCAATGTTGTTACTCTCGAATGGTCAACTGCAACTGAATTAAATAATCACGGTTTTGAAATTGAGAGAAGCTCCGATAAAACAAATTGGAGAATAATGGGTTTTAGAGAAGGGAAAGGATCAACTTCAGAACCGCAGGAGTATTCTTATTCAGATATATTATCGGAGATAACCCCCTCCAAACTTTATTACCGATTAAAGCAAATAGATTTCAATGGCGATTTTGAATACTCAAATATTATAGAAATTGAAATTGCACCTTCAGCATTTTCGCTTGCTCAAAACTATCCCAATCCGTTTAATCCAAGCACAAATATTAGTTATCAATTACCCGCATACGGTTTTGTATCATTAAAAGTTTATGATGTATTGGGGAATGAAGTTGCAACACTTGTTAATGAAGAACAAAAAGCCGGTGTTTATTCAATTAACTTCAACGCACAGCTGTTAAGCAGCGGAGTTTATTATTATCAATTAAAAAGTGGAAATAATATTCAGACAAAGAAGATGATTCTTACAAAATAGTAAAAATCAGTAGTGGAATCGCAGTTCGCTGCGATTCCACTGTTGAACGAGGCTCCTATATTATTTACCCCCGACCGTTTATCAAAACTTTTTTGCTCCATTTGAAATATCTAACTAAGTTTTTAATAAAGATTATTTTAATTTGAACTATAACAACACCCAAAATAAAAATCAGACGTTTCATCACACACTTCGCGATGACATCAAAAAAATAAATCTTAAAAAAGATATTCAAAAAGAATACCGAAGCTTGAATGATTTTTATCTTGACCCGGATAAAAAAGTTCGGCTCGAATCGATGACCCCAATTCAAAGAGGGGTGCATAAGTTCGGCTGGTTGATAAAAAGTATGTTTCTTCATTTAACACCACTTAGACGGATTCTAGTTCTTCTTGGTGTGATTTTTTTATTCACTGGTAGAAGTATTTCCATAAATAATGAGTCGTTTTCTACTAATGAAGGATTATTTGGTGGATTGTTAATTTTATTCGTATTGTTTCTTGAGTTAAAAGATAAACTGCTTGCCAGACACGAACTTGAAGCCGGTAGAAAGGTTCAGCAGGCTTTAATGCCGGAACAAAATCCCGAAATTGCCGGGTGGAATATCTGGTTGTTTACTCGTCCTGCAAATGAGGTCGGTGGAGATCTTGTTGATTATTTACGGCTGGATGAAAACAAGACTGTTTTAACTATTGCCGATGTTGCGGGCAAGGGACTTCAGGCTGCACTGATGACTTCAAAACTGCAGGCAACAATTCGTGCACTTGCAACAGAAATTAAGTCTCTTTCAGATTTTGGTAAAAATATTAATAAAATTTTTCATCGCGATAGCCTGCCGAATTTATTTGCATCAATGCTTTTTATTCAGATTGATTCCGATTCGGGCAAAGTAAATTTTATAAATGCCGGTCACTTCCCTCCGCTTATCGTTAACGACAAAGAGATTAAAGAACTTTCCAAAGGCGATATTGCTCTTGGACTTATTTCAAATGCTGAATATAATAAGCGAACTATTTTACTCCAGCAAAATGAAATTTTTATTGCATATTCAGCTGGTGTAGTTGAGGCAAGAGATCAGTATGGCGAATTCTTCGGAATGGATAGATTTCAAGAGCTAGTACAAAAATCATCTAATAATTCGCCGGAGCAGATTGGCAAATATATCATTTCGCATCTGGAACTATTTATTGGTGATAATACTGCTGCCGATGATATATCTTTAATTATTATGAAAAGAGATACTTAGCATAGAGTTTAAACAGAAAATGTTTTCTTCATAATGTTCCCGTATCTCTGACTAATCGGAAATGGAGTGGATATGTTTTTAAGATAAACATTGTAGCTTCTAAATCCAGCCTTCTCTATCTTATCTAAAAAAAGCATGTTAACAATTGTAGCCCTATGAATTCTCAAAAAATCTTTTGCGGGCAAAGTTTCAACCCAATTTCTAATAGATTTTCTAACAATAATTTTGCAGCCATCTTCTGTAGTTACTTTAGAATATTCTTTAAATGCAGAGATACATACTATTCTCGAAAATTCTACGAGCTTTAGTTTTGTGCCGATTTTAATAAGTATGTGATCAATCTTTTTTGCATGATTTGAAAAAGCATTTTCTGTAGAAATAATCTTATCAGTTAAATTTGCCTTTATAACTTCAATCTTTCTAAGCCGTTTTTTTATTGATCTTAAAAGAGACTCGTGCCTGAGTGGTCTTACCAGTACATCATCTGCACCCATTTCCATTGCTGCTCTAATGTGCGCACTATTAGAGGTAGATGTAATTATCAGAAGCGGAATGCATTCCGTTGCTAAGTTATCATTTAACTTTTTAATAACGGCAAGTTCTTTTTCATAATCATTAATATCGCATACCATAACGTCGGGGGAATATCTCTCAGCTATTTTTAAACCATCAGATTCACCAAACGTTATATATGTGCTGTACCCAGAAGATTCCAACACATTTTGAAATTCGAAATTCTGTCCCTGGCTACTATGTATTATTAATATTTTTTTCAAATCGTAGTATATCAAATGCAACAAGATTAAAGTAATTGACTCCAAATTAGTTTTAACCTTTTAAGCAAACAATAAAATAATGTTTAATTGTAATGACCCAATCCGCACGCTTACAGCATATTTGTTGCGCTTGTTGATTTTTCAATTTAATGTAAAAAACATATTAACTAAAATTGTACAGGTAATTTTAATTTTTATGAAATACCAAAATCAAAAATTCAACCGTTTCTATTCTTCACATCTCAAAATCCACTATTTAAAAGGAAAATATTTATGATATTTAATTTTAAACAATTATTAATGGTAATTATTATCTGCGCTGCGGGCATCTCATTTGCGCAGGATCTTAGTTTAAGTGCCGGTGCTGATATTGTTAGCAGATACATTTGGCGTGGACTTAATGTAAATGATGCAGTTAATATTCAACCGGCATTAACATTATCAGTTTCAGGTTTTAGTGTTGGATTCTGGGGCTCATATAGCTTTTCTAATAATTCGGGTGATAATACTTTTGGACAGGAAGTTGATACCTGGATTGGGTACAATTATTCTTTTGAAAATGGAATGGGTATTGGTGCACTTTTAACAGACTATTATTATCCTAACACTGGAATCAAGTGGGGAAACTTTAATAACTACGATGACGTTAATGGTGCAGGCGCACATACGATTGAAACAGGACTTCTTTTAAGGGGCCCCAATTCTTTTCCAATTTCTCTGTCCGGTTTTATCAATGTTTATAATGATGCAGGCAACAACACATATTTTCAAATTGATTATCCAACATCAGTAGCAGAAGTTCCTCTTAACTTTTTTGTTGGCGCATCAGGCGGCAGTGAAGAAAATCCAGGTTACTATGGAACACAATCCTTTAACGTTATAAACGTTGGTGTTAAAGCGACAAAATATGTTAAGATTACAGAAGATTATTCTTTACCTGTTTCTCTAACATTTTTAATAAATCCAAGAACAGAAATTTCTTATCTCGTTTTTGGTTTAACGTTTTAATGGTTCAAATTATTTATCATTTATTGAAAGGACCTTTTTATGTTCGATACTGGTAGTACTGGTTTTATGCTTATTGCAACCAGCCTTGTTATGCTCATGACTCCGGGTCTTGCTTTTTTTTATGGTGGACTTGTTGGCAGAAAAAATGTTTTAGCTATAATGATACAAAGTTTTGTTTCACTTGGATGGACAACTGTACTTTGGTTTACTTTTGGTTATTCACTTTGTTTTAGCGGGGGCGAAGGAGGAATAATTGGTAATCTTAATATGGCATTTCTTGCAGGGACAGATCTCAATTCTATTTTTACTGGTAACAATCAAATACCTCTTTACGTTTTTTGTTTATACCAGATGATGTTTGCAATTATAACTCCAGCCCTAATAACCGGGGCATTTGCAAATAGAGTACGATTTCCTGCTTATATGTTTTTTCTAACTTTCTGGTTGGTGTTTGTTTACTTCCCGCTCGTTCACATGGTTTGGGGTGGTGGTTTATTAGCACAGTGGGGTGTGCTTGATTTTGCTGGTGGAATTGTTGTTCACGCAAGCGCAGGTATGGCTGCACTCGCCTCGGTATTTTATGTGGGCAAAAGAAACACTGCCGAAAGAGGTCCTCACAGTATTCCTCTTGTTGCACTAGGCACAGGATTACTTTGGTTTGGATGGTATGGATTTAATGCCGGAAGTGAACTTCAGGTTGATGCTATAACAGGACTTGCATTTTTAAATACTGATGTTGCTGCTTCATTCGCCGCTATCACCTGGTTAATTTTGGCATGGACGCTGGAGAAAAAACCAAAGTTTGTTGGTTTGATGACTGGTGCTGTTGCAGGGTTAGCCACAATTACTCCTGCTGCTGGATTTATTACAGTGCAATACGCCGCACTTATCGGAATTATTGCCGGAGTTGTTTGCTATTTTGCCGTATCACTAAAAAACAAAATGCAGTGGGATGATGCTCTTGATGTTTGGGGTGTGCATGGCGTTGGTGGATCAATTGGTGTTATTATGCTTGGACTATTCGCTACCAACAATGTAAATCCTATGGTTACAACCAATGGATTATTTATGGGTGGTGGATTCAGCTTCTTCTGGAAACAAGTTATAACAGTGACAGGGGTTTGCGTATATGCTTTCGTTTTTTCTTATGTAATGCTCTGGTTAATAAATTTTGTTACTCCGGTTAAAGTTACCAAACAAGAAGAAGAAGCCGGATTAGATAGTTCGCTTCATGGTGAAATGGCTTACGAACAGGATTAAATCCATTCCATAATTCTCATCCTCCGGTGATTAATAGTAATTACCGGAGGTTTGTTTATCATCATCCTTCCTTTCCTTATTTTTACACATTACAAAATCAAAAGAAAGATTAAATGAGCGCAGAAGTAAACAAAATTATTTACTCTATGGTTGGGGTAAGCAAATTCTATAATGCCGAAGGCACGGCAAGCCGCAACAAACCTATCCTAAAGGATATTTACCTCTCGTACTTCTACGGTGCAAAGATTGGTGTTATTGGTTTAAATGGATCGGGTAAATCATCACTGCTAAAAATTCTTGCCGGAGTTGATAATAATTTTAATGGTGAAACTGTTTTATCTCCCGGTTACACGATTGGTTATCTTGCACAAGAACCACAACTTGATGATACAAAAACTGTAAGGGAAATTGTACAGGAGGGTGTTCAAGCACTCGTTGACTTATTAAAAGAGTACGATGCAATAAATGCAAAGTTTGCAGAACCGATGGATGATGATGAAATGACAAAGCTGCTTGAACGACAAGGTGAAGTGCAGGAAAAGCTTGAAGCAATGGGCGGCTGGGATTTGGATGCACGACTTGAAATGGCAATGGATGCTTTGCGCTGTCCACCATCGGATACTTTGTGCAAAGTTCTTTCGGGAGGTGAAAGAAGACGTGTTGCACTTTGCAGATTGCTTCTTCAAAAACCGGATATTCTTTTACTCGATGAACCAACAAACCATCTTGATGCTGAAACCGTTGCGTGGTTAGAGCATCATCTGCAAAAGTATGAAGGAACAGTAATAGCGGTTACACACGATAGATATTTTCTTGATAACGTTGCTGGCTGGATACTTGAACTTGATCGCGGTGAAGGAATTCCGTGGAAAGGAAATTATTCTTCGTGGCTTGAGCAGAAACAGGAAAGACTGCGTGTTGAAGAAAAACGTGAAAGCGACAGACAGAAAACTTTACAGCGCGAACTTGAATGGATAAGAATGAGTCCGAAAGCTCGTCACGCAAAATCTCAGGCAAGAATTACTTCTTATGAAAATCTTCTTAAGGAAGAAAAAGAAAAGGGACAAAAAGATCTTGAGCTTTACATTCCAGTTGCAGAGCGACTTGGCGATATCGTAATCGAAACAGAAAAACTTAACAAAGCTTATGGCGATAATATTTTAATTGATAATTTAACTTTCTCAGTTCCTCCCGGAGCTGTTGTTGGAATTATCGGAGCGAACGGCGCTGGTAAAACAACTTTGTTCAGGATGATTACCGGACAGGAAAAACCAGATAGCGGAAATATTAAAGTTGGTGCTACAGTTAAGCTCTCTTATGTAGATCAATCGAGAGATGCATTGAATCCGGAAAAAAGTATTTGGGAATTAATCTCCAACGGAGAAGATACAATTATGCTTGGCAACAGGCAGGTAAACTCACGTGCTTATGTTGCACAGTTTAATTTTTCAGGTGCAGATCAACAGAAAAAAGTTAGTATGCTTTCCGGTGGAGAAAGAAATCGTGTGCATCTTGCAATGATGTTAAAACAAGGCGCAAATGTTATTCTGCTTGATGAACCAACAAACGATCTTGATGTAAATACTTTGCGTGCACTTGAAGAAGGAATAGAAAAATTTGCCGGATGTGTTTTGGTGATAAGTCACGATAGATGGTTTTTAGATAGAATAGCAACACACATATTAGCATTTGAAGATGAAAGCAAAGTCGTTTGGTTTGATGGGAACTATTCCGAGTACGAAGAAAAACGTAAAGAGCGATTAGGCATCACAGCAGATCAGCCGCATAGAATTAAGTACAGACATTTGACGAGAAGTTAATCACAAATTAATCTTATCCCGATTTTATTAACTTAATTTCGGGGCACATTAAATATTATGAACCCTCCCGCACTTAGGACATTTGAATGAACTTTGTTTAAAGGCTGGGGGAATCTTTATTTTTAGTCCGCAGGTACAATTAACGAATTTGAAATCATTTAACTTCATTAAAACATCACCTACTTCACGCTTGGCAGATTTCATTTCTTCAAATGTTTGCTGCGTAACGAGTGGTTGAAGTATGCCAATGCTTGCAGGATCATTTAAAGCGGACGGTGGGATTAAATCTGATTTTTTCCCTTTCACCATTTCAAAAGCCTGCTGATAATTCTTAAAGTTTGCCCCCTGCTGCAGATTTCGCAAAATTCTAATGCGCTCCGAAATTGGAGGATGCGTACTTGAGAGATCGGAAAGTTTCATGCCTTTTTTCTTCAAAGGATTGACGATGTACATGGGTGCAGTAATCTTATTAGCTTTTTGAAGATCTAAATCAGAATTAGAAATTTTTTCAAGTGCAGCAGCAAATCCTTCTGGATATCTTGTCAATCTAACTGCTGAAGCATCGGCAAGATATTCTCTTTTTCGCGAGATAGCGAAATAGAGCAGCCTTGCAAGAATGGGGGCGAGTATTGCAAGCACAAGTGCAACTATCATAATAATCAATTGTGCCTGTCCGCTGCTCTTTGATGATTTTGATTTATAACGCGAACCTCCACCGAAATACAAGCCGCGTAAAAATACTTCCGAAATGATTGTGATTGCTCCAAGCATCATTCCGGCGAATGTCATCAGAAGAACATCTCGATTAATAATGTGTGACATCTCGTGAGCAACCACCCCCTGCAGTTCGTAACGGCTTAATCGTTCAAGCAAACCGGAGGTGACCGCAATAGCTGTCTTTTCAGGCTTCACGCCTGTTGCGAATGCATTCGGCGCCGGGTCATCAATGATATAAACTTTTGGCATGTACGGAAAGCTTGAAGCTATTTTCATTTCTTCAACAACATTAAAAAGCTGCGGATGAATTTCTTGACTGACTTCTTTCGCGCCGCTGACGCCGAGAAGAATTTTACTGCCGCCAAAATAACTAACTGTAGAAAGGATTGACCAAAGTATTAATGCGAAAAATATTCCAATAAATCCGCCTGCATCGGGTTCGTAAAAACTGCCGAATACATATCCGATGAGGATGAGCAGAAAACCCATCCCCACGAAAAGTGTCATTGACTTTCTTTTATTTGCCCGAATTAATTCCCACATAATCAGTATTTGTATTAGGAGAAACTTACTTTCGGGACTTCTTTTTCTTTAACATCTTCAACCTGGAAAAATTCTTCCGTTTTGAAATTGAACATACCCGCAATAATATTTGAAGGAAACATTTGGATTTTATTATTGAAAGTTAATACCTGATCATTGTATGATTGGCGTGCAAAAGAAATTTTATTTTCAGTGGAAGTTAGTTCTTCCTGAAGCGCAAGGAAATTCTGGTTAGCTTTAAGGTCGGGGTAATTTTCAACCTGCACACGGAGCTGTCCGAGCGCGCCGCTAAGCATATTTTCTGCGGAGGCTTTTTCTCCCACAGTTTGTGCATCCATCGCCTGACTTCGATACTTGGTAATGTTTTCCATTATCTGACGCTCATGCGTCATATAACCTTTTACAGTTTCGATAAGGTTGGGGATTAGATCATGTCTTCTTTTTAATTGAACATCAATTTGCGCCCAGGCATTTTTAACCTGGTTTCTTAAACCGACCAACGAGTTGTATATCGAAATAAAAAACATTGCAATCAAGAATATGACGCCGAGAAATACTATAAAGTAAATCATCTTTTTCTCCTTTTATTTTTATTAGAAATATTTTTCAATGACTAAATCCGTGATTTGAAAATTTCTTTTAATAATGTTATCATTTTATCATCCTCCTTTAGAGAAGCCGCACATAAAATTTTTTCCAGCTCACCCTTATCAAACCAAAGTCCATGATCGTTGGGGCATTTATCAATAATAATATTTGTATTTACTGCTTCAACTTTCAACATTTTTTTTCTGCAAGCCGGACATTTGTATTTTTTTTCTTTTACTTTGTTATTTACTCTGAATGAATTTAAAAGTCTATTTCGCTCATCTTCATTTTCAATTAACATTTCCAATTCACCACCATCAAGCCAAATGCCCCCGCAGTTGAAGCAACTATCTATTTCAACCTGGTTCAGTTCAAGTATTACCATCGGATCTTTACAAACAGGACAGTTCATATTTTATTCTATTTTGAAATTTTATTTCGGGTAAAATAATATTTATTAAGGAATAATCATTTAGGTAAGAACTTTTATAAAATTTTCTCAAGTTTTTCCAAAAGGTTGTTCAAAGCAAAATAGTTTGGCGCAATATTTAGTTCTCTCTGCATTACGAGTAGAGAATGAGATTAGAAATATTATTATATGCTCTCACATTTTTGTATGAAGCCTCTACTTAAAATGTACCCCCATGTACTGGACAGCATACTAAGATAATTTAATGTGTTATTGTTATTTATATAAAAATCCTTCTCAATACAATTCAATTTTAATTTATTTTACTGATATTAAAATTATTTTGGACAGCTGTGATTTCGATTAGGAAATTACAATTAGGGATATGTGAATAGATAAATAAAATGCATCCCAAAATCTCTACTTTAACCTGCGATCAAAAAAAAGACGCACCGTGATTGATGCGTCTTTTGTTTTTATTATTTACAACCAATTAACTTTTTATGCCTGCAATATCTTCAAGCATTTTTGTAGTTAAGGATTTTGGTCTTTCAATTGGATAGCCGAGTGCTCTATCCCAAATTATGTTTGCACAAACGCCGAGCGCTCTGCCAACACCAAAAAGTACTGTGTAGAAGTCGTATTCTTTAACGCCGTAATACCATTGAATAACGCCTGACTGTGCATCAACATTAGGCCACGGGTCTTTTGCTTTTCCCTGTTCGAGTAATACAGGAGGGGTTACTTTGTAAATTAAATCAACATACCTGAACAATGGATCATCTTTTAAATGCTTCAGGCAGAATTCGCGTTGAGCAATATAACGGGGATCTGTTTTTCTTAATACAGCGTGTCCGTAACCGGGAACGACCTGTCCGCTTTTCAAAGTATCCCAAACGAATTGTCTCATCTCTGCTTCGGTAGGAACTTTGCCGCCCATCTTCTGATAAACATCCTGAATCCATCTTAACACTTCCTGATTCGCAAGTCCGTGAAGCGGTCCTGCTAATCCATTTATCATTGCAGAGATTGCATAATAAATATCGGACAAAGCGCTTGACACGAGATGACCAGTGTGAGCACTAACGTTTCCGCTTTCGTGGTCACTGTGCAGAATAAAATAAAGTCTTGATACATCATCGTAAGGATTTTTAATTCCCATCATGTGAGCAAAGTTTGCACCGAAATCCATTTTGGGATCTGGAGCAATGATATCGCCGTTCTTGTATTTCCATCTGTAGATAAAAGCAGCAATCTGTGGAATTTTTGCAAGCAGGTTTATTGCGTCTTCATAAGTGGGGTCCCAATAATCATTTTTCTTTAAATGACCTTCGCTATATTTCTGAGCAAACAACGAGTCTTTCTGCATTGATAAAATAGCAGTTGAGAACATAACCATCGGATGTGAATCCTTTGGCATAGCTTTGATAATATTGAAAACATAATCAGGAACATGCTGACGATCATTGAATTCTTTTTTTATTTCTTCGATGTCTTTCTGCGTCGGGATATCACCTGTTAACAGCATATAAAAGAATCCTTCGACTGAAGGCATTTCACCCCCTGCTGCTTTAGGAAGCTTTTCGAGAACTTCAGGAATTGTTAATCCGCGGAATCGTATTCCTTCATTTGGATCGAGATAGGAAACATCTGTTACAAGTGATTTAACATCTCTTGCACCGCCAATTGCCTGCCCGATGTTTACTTCACCAATTTTAACATTGCCATACTCCTTTAATAATCTTTGGGTTCTTGGACGCCAGGCTTCAATTTTTTTAAATAATTTTTCTTT belongs to Ignavibacteriales bacterium and includes:
- a CDS encoding citrate (Si)-synthase, which gives rise to MSNIKEKLFKKIEAWRPRTQRLLKEYGNVKIGEVNIGQAIGGARDVKSLVTDVSYLDPNEGIRFRGLTIPEVLEKLPKAAGGEMPSVEGFFYMLLTGDIPTQKDIEEIKKEFNDRQHVPDYVFNIIKAMPKDSHPMVMFSTAILSMQKDSLFAQKYSEGHLKKNDYWDPTYEDAINLLAKIPQIAAFIYRWKYKNGDIIAPDPKMDFGANFAHMMGIKNPYDDVSRLYFILHSDHESGNVSAHTGHLVSSALSDIYYAISAMINGLAGPLHGLANQEVLRWIQDVYQKMGGKVPTEAEMRQFVWDTLKSGQVVPGYGHAVLRKTDPRYIAQREFCLKHLKDDPLFRYVDLIYKVTPPVLLEQGKAKDPWPNVDAQSGVIQWYYGVKEYDFYTVLFGVGRALGVCANIIWDRALGYPIERPKSLTTKMLEDIAGIKS
- a CDS encoding zf-TFIIB domain-containing protein; the encoded protein is MNCPVCKDPMVILELNQVEIDSCFNCGGIWLDGGELEMLIENEDERNRLLNSFRVNNKVKEKKYKCPACRKKMLKVEAVNTNIIIDKCPNDHGLWFDKGELEKILCAASLKEDDKMITLLKEIFKSRI
- the ettA gene encoding energy-dependent translational throttle protein EttA, with the translated sequence MSAEVNKIIYSMVGVSKFYNAEGTASRNKPILKDIYLSYFYGAKIGVIGLNGSGKSSLLKILAGVDNNFNGETVLSPGYTIGYLAQEPQLDDTKTVREIVQEGVQALVDLLKEYDAINAKFAEPMDDDEMTKLLERQGEVQEKLEAMGGWDLDARLEMAMDALRCPPSDTLCKVLSGGERRRVALCRLLLQKPDILLLDEPTNHLDAETVAWLEHHLQKYEGTVIAVTHDRYFLDNVAGWILELDRGEGIPWKGNYSSWLEQKQERLRVEEKRESDRQKTLQRELEWIRMSPKARHAKSQARITSYENLLKEEKEKGQKDLELYIPVAERLGDIVIETEKLNKAYGDNILIDNLTFSVPPGAVVGIIGANGAGKTTLFRMITGQEKPDSGNIKVGATVKLSYVDQSRDALNPEKSIWELISNGEDTIMLGNRQVNSRAYVAQFNFSGADQQKKVSMLSGGERNRVHLAMMLKQGANVILLDEPTNDLDVNTLRALEEGIEKFAGCVLVISHDRWFLDRIATHILAFEDESKVVWFDGNYSEYEEKRKERLGITADQPHRIKYRHLTRS
- a CDS encoding LemA family protein — its product is MIYFIVFLGVIFLIAMFFISIYNSLVGLRNQVKNAWAQIDVQLKRRHDLIPNLIETVKGYMTHERQIMENITKYRSQAMDAQTVGEKASAENMLSGALGQLRVQVENYPDLKANQNFLALQEELTSTENKISFARQSYNDQVLTFNNKIQMFPSNIIAGMFNFKTEEFFQVEDVKEKEVPKVSFS
- a CDS encoding M48 family metallopeptidase — protein: MWELIRANKRKSMTLFVGMGFLLILIGYVFGSFYEPDAGGFIGIFFALILWSILSTVSYFGGSKILLGVSGAKEVSQEIHPQLFNVVEEMKIASSFPYMPKVYIIDDPAPNAFATGVKPEKTAIAVTSGLLERLSRYELQGVVAHEMSHIINRDVLLMTFAGMMLGAITIISEVFLRGLYFGGGSRYKSKSSKSSGQAQLIIMIVALVLAILAPILARLLYFAISRKREYLADASAVRLTRYPEGFAAALEKISNSDLDLQKANKITAPMYIVNPLKKKGMKLSDLSSTHPPISERIRILRNLQQGANFKNYQQAFEMVKGKKSDLIPPSALNDPASIGILQPLVTQQTFEEMKSAKREVGDVLMKLNDFKFVNCTCGLKIKIPPAFKQSSFKCPKCGRVHNI